A single region of the Neisseria zoodegmatis genome encodes:
- a CDS encoding MFS transporter, which yields MIQNRCRKAASEQNVSLLLRLAVMLVGLSAFLQVYSVQAILPLLVQDLAATEVQAGLSVGATVLGVALISPFMGMLSDAIGRKVFIVSSLLFLAVPTALLAGAQTIEQMMLWRFLQGVAVPGITVVLIAYIGEEFDAKTMTRLMSLYVTGTVLGGFLGRFILGHLSEIMGWRQAFYVMACLTVVSAFFVWKQLPASQRFVAKPHFQTALRTLSGHLKNRYVVAACLLGACLLCSLVGCFTYINLHLAEEPYSLDSGSLANLFTVYLIGMVITPLSARLINRFGSAPTIILAVALSAAGVIGTLTAPLPAVIAALALMSSGVFITQAATISYIAANVKEGRSLASGLYYMAYYGGGTLGAWLCGLAYRHYGWPGVAGVLLSVQAFALLITVKGMLRPSEK from the coding sequence ATGATTCAGAATCGGTGCCGAAAAGCGGCGTCGGAACAAAACGTGTCGCTGCTTTTGCGCTTGGCGGTCATGCTTGTCGGTCTCTCTGCTTTCCTGCAGGTTTATTCCGTGCAGGCCATCTTGCCGCTGCTGGTGCAGGATTTGGCGGCAACGGAGGTTCAGGCCGGGCTTTCGGTTGGGGCGACGGTATTGGGTGTGGCGCTGATCTCGCCGTTTATGGGTATGTTGTCGGATGCAATCGGGCGCAAAGTCTTTATTGTCAGCTCGCTCTTGTTTTTGGCGGTGCCGACTGCCCTTTTGGCGGGCGCGCAGACGATTGAACAGATGATGCTGTGGCGTTTTTTGCAGGGTGTGGCTGTGCCGGGCATCACAGTAGTGCTGATTGCCTATATCGGCGAGGAATTTGACGCTAAAACGATGACGCGGCTGATGTCGCTTTATGTAACGGGCACGGTGCTGGGCGGTTTTCTCGGGCGGTTTATTCTCGGCCATTTGAGCGAAATCATGGGCTGGCGGCAGGCGTTTTATGTGATGGCTTGTTTGACTGTTGTGAGTGCGTTTTTTGTGTGGAAGCAGCTGCCCGCATCACAACGCTTTGTAGCCAAACCGCATTTTCAGACGGCCTTACGCACTTTATCAGGCCATCTGAAAAACCGCTATGTGGTGGCGGCCTGCCTGCTTGGTGCGTGTTTGTTGTGTTCGCTGGTGGGCTGTTTTACCTATATCAATCTGCATCTCGCCGAAGAACCGTACTCGCTCGACAGCGGCAGCTTGGCCAACCTGTTTACGGTTTACTTAATCGGTATGGTCATTACGCCTTTATCGGCAAGGCTGATCAACCGCTTTGGCAGCGCACCCACCATCATCCTCGCGGTGGCCTTGTCGGCAGCGGGCGTTATCGGCACTTTGACCGCCCCGCTCCCTGCCGTGATCGCCGCTTTGGCCTTGATGTCGTCGGGCGTATTCATTACGCAGGCGGCGACCATCAGCTATATTGCGGCCAATGTGAAAGAAGGCCGCTCATTGGCATCGGGTCTGTATTACATGGCTTACTACGGCGGCGGCACCCTCGGCGCGTGGCTGTGCGGCTTGGCTTATCGGCATTACGGCTGGCCGGGCGTGGCCGGGGTTTTGCTTTCTGTGCAGGCATTCGCCTTGCTGATTACCGTGAAAGGTATGTTGAGGCCGTCTGAAAAGTAG
- a CDS encoding PepSY domain-containing protein produces MLKRNKTIAALLASTFVFAAAPAMADKDDYHLQQNPGKYITHETAANAALKKFPGAFIKDVDFDISRHGGAHYDVELITKGGQEYDVIVDAKNGRVLSSRIDY; encoded by the coding sequence ATGTTGAAACGAAATAAAACCATCGCCGCTTTATTGGCCTCTACCTTTGTTTTCGCCGCCGCGCCCGCGATGGCTGACAAAGACGATTATCACCTCCAGCAAAATCCGGGTAAATATATCACCCACGAAACCGCAGCCAATGCTGCGCTGAAAAAATTTCCCGGCGCGTTTATCAAAGACGTAGATTTCGATATCAGCCGTCATGGCGGCGCGCACTATGATGTCGAATTAATCACCAAAGGCGGTCAAGAATACGACGTGATTGTGGACGCCAAAAACGGCCGCGTCTTGTCATCACGCATCGACTATTAA
- a CDS encoding DNA-3-methyladenine glycosylase I: MSYCDFANALPLDTDNPNKHYHDHAYGFPIAGDNELFERLLLEINQAGLSWTLILKKQKAFQTAYSGFDIATVAAYTEADVERLLNDAGIIRNRLKIRAAVYNAGQIMLLQNEYGSFKNWLDVHHPLCLPEWVKLFKKHFKFVGGEIVNEFLMSTGYLKGAHAEHCPIYEKVLAAKPK, encoded by the coding sequence ATGAGTTATTGCGATTTTGCCAATGCACTGCCGCTTGATACGGATAATCCGAACAAGCATTACCACGACCATGCTTACGGTTTTCCTATTGCCGGCGACAATGAGCTGTTTGAACGGCTGCTATTGGAAATCAACCAAGCCGGGTTGAGTTGGACGTTGATACTGAAAAAGCAGAAAGCTTTTCAGACGGCCTATTCGGGTTTTGATATTGCCACGGTTGCTGCTTATACCGAAGCCGATGTCGAGCGTTTGTTGAACGATGCGGGCATTATCCGCAACCGCTTGAAAATTCGTGCGGCGGTTTATAATGCCGGGCAGATTATGTTGTTGCAAAACGAATACGGTTCGTTTAAAAACTGGCTCGATGTGCATCACCCGCTCTGTTTGCCCGAATGGGTAAAGCTTTTCAAAAAGCATTTTAAATTTGTCGGCGGCGAAATTGTGAACGAGTTTTTGATGAGTACGGGTTATTTGAAAGGGGCGCATGCGGAACATTGCCCGATTTATGAAAAAGTATTGGCTGCCAAGCCGAAATGA